CGACGGCGAAGAGATCTACCAGGACGGCGTCGACCTCGTCGAACTCCGCAAGCGCGTCGGCATGGTGTTCCAGGCCCCGAATCCATTCCCGAAGTCGATCCGCGACAACATCTCCTACGGCCCGCGCAAACACGGCGACCTGGACACCGGGCTGGTCGCTCGCCTGCTCGGCCGCGACGACACCGACGACGAGCTCGAACTCGTCCAGCAGTCGCTCCAGCAGGCCGCGCTGTGGGACGAGGTCAAAGACCGGCTGGACGACAACGCGCTCGGCCTCTCCGGCGGCCAGCAACAGCGGCTGTGTATCGCCCGCTGTCTCGCCGTCGGTCCCGACGTGATCCTCATGGACGAGCCCGCGTCGGCGCTGGACCCGGTCGCCACCTCGAAGATCGAGGACCTCATCGAGGAGCTGGCCGAGGACTACACGGTCGTCGTCGTCACCCACAGCATGCAGCAGGCCGCACGCATCTCCGACCAGACCGCCGTCTTCCTGACCGGCGGCGAGCTGGTCGAGTACGACGACACCGACAAGATCT
This DNA window, taken from Halosimplex litoreum, encodes the following:
- the pstB gene encoding phosphate ABC transporter ATP-binding protein PstB, whose translation is MSETDFTQTDTDEPTAETDAAAESETTAGETDERVREEWRDYEFAGEAKLSVEDLDVHYGDDHALKGVSMDIPEESVTALIGPSGCGKSTYLRCLNRMNDRIEAARIDGSVQLDGEEIYQDGVDLVELRKRVGMVFQAPNPFPKSIRDNISYGPRKHGDLDTGLVARLLGRDDTDDELELVQQSLQQAALWDEVKDRLDDNALGLSGGQQQRLCIARCLAVGPDVILMDEPASALDPVATSKIEDLIEELAEDYTVVVVTHSMQQAARISDQTAVFLTGGELVEYDDTDKIFENPESQRVEDYITGKFG